The window TGTTTTCAAAGTCTGTACGCCACCATCCTGCACCGTAGCGGTGACAACATTTTGTACGCAGGGAATACCCGATCTTGCGGCTGCAAGGGGAAACAGCGGATCAAAACCACGATCTTCCATCACATTGCCGGTGCAGATCAACGCGGGAGAAAGGATATCAAAGGCACGACTCAATACACGCGACAGCCCGGCATCATCATAGCCGCCAAGAGAGCGATCTCGTATGCGAACCGCACGTTCCGCCCCCATGGACAGACCCGTGCCCAGATGCGCATCCACGCTTTTCGACCCAATGGCCAGAACAGTCAGGAGCCCCCCATGTTTCTCCCTAAGCTGCAACGCTTTTTCCAATGCGCCAAGATCACTTGGGTTGAGCATGGTACGCACGTCCCGGGCATTGATTGCATGCCCCCCGTTTTTTATGCAGGCCGGCGGACGCGGGTCACGACACTGTCGCAGCAGTACGACAATATTGAGTTCATCATTTGCCATCTTTGTTCTTTTTATTCCTCAAAGCAAAGGGTACACATATAATAAGGATGTCAGGTCATTCTGTAGGATACACCAAAACCACCCCGGGGATACCGCCATCGGATAAAGGCTTTGTTCTCACACACAATGTAACATGTACCGCATTCCAAACAGGCGTCATAGACAAAACTAAGCCGTTGATCGCTTTGGGACCAGCTGTAGCATCCGGCCGGGCAGGCCGTGGTGCAGGCGCGGTTGGTGCAAGCCGCACACACGTTTTGATCGACAATGATATGGGGCTCGCGATCAATGGTGAAGCTGGTATAATCTAAAATTTCATCAATATTCATAGAGCTCTCCAGGCTGAAAAAATATCCCGGGCAATATTTTTCACACCGATCGTTTTCTTAACGGCAGAAAGGGCAAGTTCGGCAACGCCTTTTTTAGGCTTGCCGTCAATGCGATAGAGGCTTTCCATAAGCCGACAGGCAAGATCCGGATATGCGTCAAAAATTCTGTCATTATGGAGCATACCGGGTGCGCGTTTAAATTTTTTTAAATCCTGCATCACAAAACTGTTTTCCAACAGGTTGTTGTAGCGTTGCAGTCCCGTCTTACTGAAGTCCCTGTTTTTGTGGGCCTCTATGGCGGCCTGCGCCGCCAGGATTCCTGAGTGGGAGGCGAGGTTGACGCCCTCTAAATGCAGGCCGGTCACATTGCAAAACGCCGCAGCGTCCCCTGCAACAAGAATTCCGTTGCCCACAAGCTGGGGGACCATCTCATAGCCGCCTTCCGGGATGATATGGGCGGAATACTCCATGAGGCGTCCACCTTTGAGCAATTTTTTCAGATGCGGATGGGCCGTAAAATCATTTAGCAGATCACAGGGGGTTTTCTTACTTTTTTTCAGGCTGCCGATATGCGCAACAAGTCCGATGGAAACAGAGTCGTAGTTGGTATAAAGACATCCGCCTCCCCGCACGCCGGCATTGCAGCCCACAAACTCATTGGCAACGCCCTGGTTGCGGACGAGCCCGAACCGGTCATCAATGACTTGTTTAGGCAGATCGTACAGCGCCTTGACACCCACGGCCATCTGATCGGGGTTGAAGGCTGGAGATCTCAGACCGGCTTTTGCTGCGATAAATGAGAGCACACCGTCTGCGGCAATGATGACGGGGGCACAAAGCTTTCCGGTCCGCCCCAGCACCGTTATCCCTTTTACCCGGCCCTGCTCCATGATAACGTCATCCACCATTGCCCTGGTGATCAGGGTTGCCCCCGCTTCCACCGCCTGCCGGGCCAGCCAGTTGTCAAATTTGGGCCGCAGAACCGTATACCCGTTATATGGCGCCCGGTCAAAATTGCCGGACTCCAATTGAAGGTTCACCGTTGAATCGGCATTCATGAAAGTTAGGCTTTTTTTGTTCACATGACGTTCAATGGGGGCCTTGCGCCAGTATTCGGGAATATAGTCTTCAAGGGAGCTCATGCGATGCAGCAGACCGCCGAACATATTTTTTTCACCAGGGAAATTGCCCCGCTCCAAAAGCGCAACATCAAGTCCGGCCCGGGCCAGGGCCAGGGCTGCCGAAGAACCGGCAGGGCCTGCCCCAACCACAATGGCTTGGAATAAACGTGTCATTTATTTTCCCCCCGTGGCCGTGCGCACCCGTTCAAGCAGTCGTGGTAAAATTTCCTTCACATCGGCGACAAACCCCTGGTCCGCATTGGGAAAGATGGGGGCTTTGGCATCGTTGTTGATTGCAACGATGTGCTGTGCGTCCTGAATGCCTCCCACATGGTGCATGGAGCCGGAAACCCCAAACGTGACGTAGAGCCTCGGCTTAACGCACCTTCCTGTCCGGCCCACCATTCTGTCAAAGTCTGCCCATCCCAAATCATACACCGGCCGGGTCACCCCAAGGGAGGTGCCAAGCAGCCGGCACAACTCGCGGAGTTGTTCAAAATCGGCGTTGTCACACCCTTTGCCGGCGCAAAAAATCACATCGGCGTCAGTCAAATCAACGGTTTGGGGGTCCGACGGGATTCTCTCCACAATAACGGAACATTTGGTGGCTGATTCAGCAAGTTCAGCTTCAGCCGGTGATATGTACTCATTGATCTGTAAAGAAGTTTTGGCATCCGTATGGAGGCTGACCGGACTCAACGCGTTGACCGGAACGGTGATGAGCAGAAATCCGCGTTGATGCCAGATCCGTGCCTCATCAATGCGCCGGCCCATTACCCGACGGCTCAGTTGTATTCCTTGATCATTGCGGCTTAAGGCATTGACTTCGGTGACCAGTGCCGCATCAAGCCTGGCGGCCAGCAACGGTGCCAGGGTACACCCTAAATCATTGTGGGCAAAGGCGATGATACCCCCGTTTTGCTCGGCGACAAATCCGGCAAGCATGGCGCCCAGTATCTGCGGGGTGTCAAGATACCGTTCTGCGTTCTTAAGTATGGTCACTTCAGGCACACCGTAGTCGGCGAACATCTGTCGGGTTTCCAGCCCAAGCGGAGAAAAAACAAGTGCACGCCAAGAAGAATCAAGAAGTTTCGACAGACGCGCACCATAGGACAAAAGCCCCTGTCCCGTCCTGTCTGGTGCCCCTTCGGGCAGTTCCGTCACAAGCCACAGATCATTACACCCCATCACAGTTCTCTTCCCACCTTGTGCCCTTCCCAGATGGCCATATCAAGTTTGCGGGGTGCCACGCAGTCCCCGATCCTGTGCAGCTCAGGCACCTTACCTTTCAACGATTGGTAGAGACCGTCATTGACCTGCTGGCCCATGGCAAGCACCAGGGTGTCATAAGGTCCCCATTCATGCCACTGGTTGGAATAGACATTAAACCCTTTGACCCTTTTTTCCCCCTTTTCCCCGCCGATTTCCATGACCGCAATATCAGGCGTGAAGGTGATGCCTTTTTGCAGCAAGCGTTGGCGGGTCAGGTACAGGTCCTGGGTTGGTCCAAGTTCGGCGCCGATGAACAGACTTGAGGTGATCATATGGACCTTTTTGCCCTGATCCGCCAGAAACTCCGCCGTGGCGGATGCCCGATGATGGCCGTCATAGTCGATAAAGCCGATATGCTCGCCAAGCTCGGCCTCGCCGTTGAGCACCTGCCAGACATTGAACACTGCCGGGCCGTCCCACCCGCCCACGGGATATTCTTTGGGCACACTGCCGGTGGCCACGATCACGGCGTCGGGTTGTTCTGCCGCCACAAGTTCAGGGGTCACGGTCACGCCCAAACAAAGCTTAACACCGGCTTTCTCCAGCTGTGCCTTTTCATTGCGGACAACGACCCCGACCTCATCACGGCCGGCACCTTTCATGGCAATGTTGACCTGACCGCCCACCTGCGCCTGCCGCTCGTACAGCGTCACATCATGGCCGCGCCGGGCAGCCATCTTGGCGGCCCACATACCGGCCGGCCCCGCGCCTGCAATGAGCACTTTCTTTTTCACTGCGGCAGGGGTGGTGTATGTTTCTCCCCCCATCTCCTTTTCCCGACCCACGCAGGGATTTTGTATACAGCCAAGGGTTTTGTTCATGCCGATACGGCCGATGCAGCCCTGGTTGTCGGCGATACAGTGCCGGATATCATCAAGCCGTCCGGTTTGCGCCTTTCGGGGCAAAAAGGGGTCGCAGATAAGCCCCCGGCACATGCCGATCATGTCGGCCTGTCCTGCTTCAAGCACCTTTTCCGCCATGACCGGATCATTGATGCGCCCGGTGCAGAAAACCGGCAGATTCACCTTCTCCCGCATGCCTGCGGCCAGGGGGATGGTATACCCCAGGGGCATGTGCATGGTGCCTTCCACCAGATAGAGATTGTAGAAGGTGGCAATGGAGAGATCCATAAAATCAATCAGGCCGCTTTGTTCGAAAATCATGCCGATCTCCTGGACATCGGCAAGGTTCAAGCCGCCCGGAATCATTTCATCCGCGCACATCCGGATGCCGATGGTAAAATCCCGGCCCACGGCCCGGCGAACCGCCTCAACAAACATCAGCGGTGCCCGCATGCGATTCTCAAGGCTGCCGCCAAACTGATCCTGCCTGAAATTGGTCAAGGGAGAGAGAAACTGCCGGGCCAGGCTGGAGTGGCCGAACTGGATCTCCACACCGTCAAAGCCTCCCTCCCGAACGTGAAGGGCGCTTTGGGCAAAATATTGGGTCACCTCATCAATATCTTCGGGCTCCATCTCCTTGGGTGTCTCCCTGAACAGCACATCCGGCATGGGACTGGGTGCCCAGACAGGAAGTCTGGAGTTGGAACCGTCACATTGCTGGCCATTGTGGTTGATCTGGGCAAAAATGCGGCAATCATACTGGTGAATGTGATCGGTGATTTTTTTAAACCCGTCCACAACCCGGGGGTGATAGACATCAATGAGTTTCTCATACGCCATATCCGTGGGATGGACGCTCATCTCCTCGGTGATGATCAACCCGGCACCGCCCCTGGCCCGCTCTCCCCAATAATACATCTGGCGCTCACTGGGCATATTGTTGACCGCAAAATTGGTCAAATGTGGTTGAAAGGAGATACGATTTTTAACTTCGACAGTCCCCAGGGTAATGGGTGAAAACAGCTTGTTAAAAGTTGACATGTCTTAAAAAACTCCTCTTTGGCAATACATTTACATGTCATACGCCGGCGTGCGCATCGGCAATGGCCGTCACGCAACGCTCAAGGCATTCGGGGTCACCGCCCGCAATCTCATTTTTCAGATGGTACGCAACGGCCGGGCACCCGCCGTGACACTGGTCAAACCGTTTGCAATCCTCACAGGAGTGAATACGAAGGCTGCGAAAGGATTGAAAAATCTCCGCATTGTCCCAGATGTCAAGAAAGGCGGATTGCCTTATCGAGCCTGCATAAAACCGCTCACTTTGCAAAAATGCACAGGGGAAGACATCGCCTGTGGGCCCGACGCAACAGGTCAACTTGGCCGCCCCGCAGAGATTTAACCCCAGTCCCTGCCGCTCCTGGGAGGTCAAAGAGAAAAAACTGTCGCCGGTGCGCACATCGGGGCAGTCGTTAAGCCATTGTGAAAAGGTAATAAGCTGGTGGGCTGTGGGCCGCAACATCTCCCAGTTTTCCCGGCCCCGCCCCGACGGACGAAATCGGCTGGCCCTGAATGACACGCCCATGGATTGTGCCAGCGCATGCAGTGCAGGAATCTCAGCCGCATTCTGGGCTGTGAGTACTGTATTGATGCTGGTGGAGATGGGGGTTGCCGCCAGCATTTTAACCGCTTCGACTGCGCCTTCAAAGGTGCCTTTGCCCCGTATGGCGTCACAGCCGGCAGGCGTTGCGCCGTCAATGCTGACCTGGACGGCAACCCAATCGCTTTTTTCTGCCAGTGTTGCGACTTTTTCTTTATCAAGCAGCAGGCCGTTGGTGGAGATACAGGTCATGATATTCTTCTCATGGCACCGCTCCAGAATCTGGTAGAAATCAGGCCTGATAAACGGTTCGCCACCACCAAAATTAATCTGAAACACAGTGGCCGCACTGAGTTGATCGATCAGATCAAAGGCCTCCCGGGTGGACAATTCGTTTTCAGCGGGCAGTCCGGAGGCCGAAAGGCAGTGGCTGCACCGCAGGTTACACTGCTGGGTCACTTCCCAGGTAAGGTTGACAGGGGCACTGAGCCCCTGCTCAACATATCTATTGCTCATACACAAACCCCTTTTGCACAAGTTGCCTGAGAAACGTCAGAATAACTTTCTTTTGATTATCAGGCAACGACGCCAGCACCTTTTTTTGAACAGAATCCTTTTGGAAAAACGCGCAGGTCAACACCGAACCTGTCTCTGCAAAAAGGAGCTTTGGCCCCAGGGAGCTGTAAAAGAGCAGACCGAACTGCTCCTGCCTCACCTGGCTGGTCGACCGTAACACAAAGGCAGGGTCGTTCATGATCAGTAGACTCCGCAAATCCCGTCTATGGCCAGTTCTTCAATTCTGATTTCCTCAATAATGCAGGGGGCCTCCTGGATATTTTCCATTGTCTCTTTGTCAATCCCGGCAGTTTGTTCCGTATTTTTTATTTCTTTGCGTGTCGTTTTTTCCATTATACTTTTCTCCGTGTAAATAGTGGCCTTTAATCGATTTCACAAACCCAACGGCCTTTAATCTGCCGTTTGTCCATGGCCTCGGCCACATCATTAATATCGTCCAGTTTAAATCTTTTAGTAATCAGCTTGTCAAGCTTAAGATCATGCTGCATCGCCATCTTGACCAGACGGGGGATATCATCATGGGTTGAAATCGAACCATAGAGATTCCCCTTGATGGTCTTCTGGTGCAGCGGCAGAAGCATCAAGGGCAGATTGGTTGTCTGATCATGGGGGGAGACACCGATAACAATCAACTCACCTCCGATACTTGTGGACCAGTAGGCCTGGATGATTGCACCGGGATCACCTTTTACTTCAAACACATACTCTGCGCCGCCGCCCATGATGCTGCCGTCCGCCATCTTTACGCCGCCGGTGAGCAGCTGAATGGCCGGGACCGGATCTTCTCTGGAACTGTCGATGAAATGGGTGGCGCCGAATTCCATGGCCAGTTCCCGTTTGCTGCCTTCAATATCAACGGCAATTAACGGGTAGGCATGGCGCATGGCTGCGGCCCGCAGAACATTGAGGCCGACACCGCCAAGACAGTAAACGGCCACAGAGGCCCCGGGAGTAAAGGCGGCCGTATTAAACACAGAGCCCCAGCCCGTGGGAACGCAACATCCCATCAGCGCGGCCTGCTCCAGAGGGAACTCTTTGGGCATGGGAATGACCGCCCGTTCGGGAACCACCGAGTGTGTTGAAAAACAGGAGACAAAATTTCCGTGCCGAACCACACCGCCATTGGCATCTCTCATGCGTGCGGTGCCGTCAAGCAGGAAACCTTCCAGAAAATAATTGAAACTGGTGGTGCAGATATTGCCCTTGCCCCTGCGGCAATTGGGACAATGTCCACAGGGAACCATCCAGGTAACGCCCACATGATCGCCCTTTTTTACGGAAGTGACGCCCGGACCGACGGCTTCAACAATACCTGCGCCTTCGTGACCTGCAACCAAAGGCATCTTGACGGGGACTTCACCTTTGAGCATATGCAAGTCGGAATGACAGTATCCGGTATGGGTGTACTTGATCAGCACCTCATTTGCCTTGGGTGGATCCAATTCCAGAGTTTCAATGGAATATTTCATACCGGGTTCCCGTAAAACAGCACCTTTGATCTTCATAGCGTCTCCTTGTGGACTTCAATATGGTTGTTGCATGGGTAAAACACGGGGGAATTGGGCGGGGTATCAAAACTGCCTGTTCTTCCTGGTTCATCTCCTTGCAGGTTCTATCATCCCTTAAACCGCCCGACTTTATCGCGGTCCGGGAACTCATCCGTTTGACTTTCAAACGGGTTGGGATAATACCATGACAATAGAGGGTCGGCAACAGCCATGAATTTTAATTTGTCAAGGAAAAGCTTTACAACTTTAAAAAATAAAAAAAAGTTGGATGGGGTACCCCATCCAACTCATTAATATTTTCTAATCTATTTCACAGACCCAACGACCTTTAATCTGACGTTTATCCATGGCCTCGGCCACATCATTGATATCTTCAAGTTTAAATCTATCCGTGATCAGCTTGTCCAGTTTCAGATCATGGTTCATTGCCATCTTGACCAGGCGGGGGATATCATCATGGGTGGAGATGGCACCGTAAAGATTTCCCTTGATGGTTTTTTGATGCAGCGGCAGCAACATCAGGGATAAATCGGTTGTCTGATCGTGGGGGGTGATGCCCAGAACAATCAGTTCACCGCCGATACTTGTGGACCAGTAGGCCTGGATGATCGAACCTGGATCGCCTTTTACCTCAAATACATACTCTGCACCACCGCCCATAATGGTGCCGTCATCCATTTTAACACCGCCGGTAAGCAGCTGGATGGCCGGTACCGGATCTTCCTTGGAGCTGTCGATAAAGTGGGTGGCGCCAAATTCCATGGCCAGTTCACGCTTACTGCCCTCAATATCAACGGCGATCAACGGATAGGCATGACGCATGGCTGCGGCCCGCAAAACATTAAGTCCGACGCCGCCAAGGCAGTAAACCGCCACAGGGGCTCCGGGAGGAAAGGCCGCGGTATTAAACACAGAACCCCATCCCGTGGGGACACAACACCCCATGAGCGCGGCCTGCTCCAGGGGGAATTCTTTGGGCATGGGAATGACCGCCCGCTCGGGAACCACCGAATGCGTTGAAAAACATGAAACAAAATTACCATGCCGGACCATATCTCCCTTGGCATCCCTTATGCGTGAAGTGCCGTCGAGCAACATACCTTCCAAAAAGTAGCTAAAACTGGTGGTGCAGATATTGCCTTTACCCCTGCGACAATTAGGGCAGTGACCACAGGGGACCATCCAGGTGACGCCGACATGGTCACCCTTTTGCACGGATGTGACGCCCGGGCCGACGGCTTCAACAATCCCCGCACCTTCGTGCCCTGCAACCAAAGGCATCTTGATGGGAATCTCGCCTTTCAACAAATGCAAATCAGAGTGACAGTACCCGGTATGGGTGTATTTGATCAGCACCTCATTCTCCTTGGGCGGATCAAGCTCTAAAGTTTCGATGGAATATTTCATACCGGGTTCCCGTAAAACAGCGCCTTTGATCTTCATAACATCTCCTTTAGCAATGGTGGGTCTTTCTTTGTTCTCTTTTTGCAATCAGGATTGGACCATAGCACGGCAAAATCTGAACGGCAACAGGTTTAAATAGTTGATTTATCAACTAAATTTATAGAACCCACTTCAATATTTTCCTATCATGTTGCATCTTTTTCAAAGGAGCTAATATTCATTTCATGCATAACTCTTTTGCATGACAGGCTTTTTTTAGAGGCGTCACTCCTTTGTTGCCCCCTGTGTTCTATTTTGGTAATGGAGATCGGCATATTTTATTTTTCAAGAGGAGGTGACACATGAATTCGGAACAGGCGCTTGACAGACTCACCCAGTGCGGTGTGGTTCCCGCAAACAGGCTTATCATTGCCGTTACCCGCCACTGCAATTTAAAATGCAATCACTGCTGGCTGACATCCGGCCCAAAGCCTTCTTTGAAACATGTGGATGCAACACTGTTAAAAGAGACCATCTCCCTCTGGGTTAATGCCGGGGTACAAACCATCTGTCTTTCAGGCGGAGAACCGCTCACTCATCCCCGGTGGCAGGAAATTCTCACCCATTGCGCACAATTTCCTACGATCCACCATCTGCGGCTGCAGACCAATGGAACGCTGCTGACCCAAAAGATTGTGAACGACCTGACAGACCCTGTGTTTGCCAACCTTCATCTGCAAGTCAGTCTTGATGGTGCACAGCCCGTCGGCCACGACCGTGTGAGAGGTAAAGGAAGCTTTGCAAAAACCATGAATGGCCTGGAATTGCTTTCACGTGCAGGTTTAGGAGCACGCACAACGGTCTCGTTTACAGAAATGAGGCATAATTTCGAGGAACTGCCGCAACTATTTGCCATGATGGAGAATCTGAACATTGGTCGTGTGGTGAGCGGCACCCTGATACAAGGCGGACGGGCATTGACCGGCACGCTGCGCCTTCCGTCTCCGGAACAATATGCAGCGCTGATCGAGCGATTCACACATGATGCACAGCTAAGAGCTACCTATAAAAGAATCGGTAACACATCCTGCCTGGAATGGTACGCCTCCCGCCGTGAAATTTCAGAACACCATTGTGCCAACTGTATGGAATCCCCATATATTTCAGAGGAAGGCACTCTTTTTCCCTGCGGACTTTTATCTGTTACAAAGTACGGTATCGAAAAGGTGTGGAACTGCTCTGTGGAATCTATTGCAGAAAAAGCTGAGACCCGGTGGGCCGGTCTGAACGAGTTGAGCAGACAACGCCCCGACAAGATTCAAGCGTGTGTGGCCTGTACAGGGAGACTTCATTGTCAAAGCGGATGTATGGCAAGACTTTCACAGCCAACCGATGATTTTTTTGAAGTGGAAGATCGGTGCCGACTGAGAAAGCAGGTTTACGCATTACCGGACCGGGATGATGTGCTCACCCCAATCCGGTTCAAGTAAAGAATAAGAAGCTTTAGAAGGCATACATGAATTTAATCCAGTATTTTTCGCCTTTAGGTCTGTTTTCAACGTTGGTATCAAACTGCACTTTTGCGTTTAAAAACATATTTTTGTAATTGTACTGGAGGGCCGGCCCAACTGAAAATGCCCTGCCTTTGCTGTTGCTGATATCGTTTCCCGAAAGTTCGTCATCCGTGGTCTGAAGATAGAGCATGCCGTTAAGGCCGAACATCCAGTTACCGACATGCTTTCCAACCAGGTAATCACATATAAATTCATTTCCTGTGGTGTAATCGGTGTCTGAATTCTCAGAGTTGATCAGATACTGCAATTTTGCCGAAAGTTCAAAACCCGAGTCACTGAGGTAGGTGAATACCGCAATAGGTGCCACTGTCCAGTAGTTTCGGCCGGGGCTGGCCGCATCATCAACATCATATTCTCCCACAGGAAGCCAAACGTCCAGTGAGCCGACAACATGAAAATTTTTGTTCAGGTGCCAGCCCAGAACCAGTGCTGAGACTTCAATATCCCCAAGTCCGGCTGTGGATGCATCAATACCCGCCGAAGAAATATCAACCTGGGTATCAATAACAGGTATAATCGCGTGCCAGGCCACATCGGCTCCGAACAGTTTCATGTCGGAGACATAAATAAAGCGGAATGCCGCGCCCATGACATCAAGATCAAAATCCCCAGGCGTTTTGTTGCCGTTGCCGTCCCTATATTCGTCTGCTGTGTAATACAAAGCGTACACAATGGGATAAAACCCCGGTCCGGGCAAGGCCCCGCACATGAAATCCTCGTTACCGCCCGGATAAGCAGACCCGCCGCCTTCAGCGGCAAATGTGCTGTAAAACGGAAAAAAAAACATAGCCAGTACAAGCATGAAACCCGCAACAGCCTTAACCGATTTTGACGACTTTTGAGCATGCGCGTTCCCCGCGACGATAATTTTTTGCATTAAAGACCCCCTCCTGATGTTGTTTTGCTGCTTGTTATTGGTTCATATCAGAGCAGATGTTTAAATTTTAGAAAGAATATTGTCAAGCTTGTTGCTGTTTAGGACCTAAATTGATTATCATTTTCCGGGATGCTGTTTTGATGAACAAATTTCAACCATGGAGAGGAATGAAATGACGGATTCACTATTTTAGTAATATCCATCCTGGTGTCAAAAATTGAAAAGGCGAAACGAGATCTTGCCAGAATCCTGGGCCTTTCCCTGGCCATGGTCGTTCGGATCATCATGCTTTTTATACTCCTGCAGCTTGCGACCCTCACGACTCCTTTTTCCGATCACCATAATCTCACTTTGCGATGTTGGCCATTTGAAAGAATTCTTTTCCAGCCTCCTATACCATAAGCAGAAACCATTTCGGTCCCAGTACAGCGCCTTGATCATATTCTGTCTGCGATTGCAAAAAACAAACAAGTGGCCGGAGAAAGGGTTCAATGCCATATGCTCGCTAACCAGAATGGACAATCCGTTAATGGATTTACGCATGTCCGTATAGCCCAGAGCCAGGTAAACCTTGATGTTGTCCGAAGGCAAAAACATTACAGCACCTGTAGAATTTGCAGGACTTTTGTCAGGGTGTCCTGGGAAAACTGATCCGGAATCTCCAGGCTGAACCTGGAGTCCACCATGAGGCGAAGAGGGGAGGATATATTGTCTCGAATAAAAGGGGCACTTTGTTCCGAAAGGCTCACAGGGAGCACGGCAAATTCCACCTGTCCTTTGTTCAAAGGAACTTTATGCCGCAGCAAAACAAAACGGCCTGGGCCGCAAAGATTTTTCTGCAATTCATCCGTTCTTGAAAAACGGATTCTAAGGCAATGACGTCGAATACTGTATGATGATATAGAGGGGGTAGATCCTGCCAGGAGGAAACCAGGATCTACCCGTTCTTGTTTGGCAATGTCTCAGGATATATTCTGAGACATCTTATCAGTTAGCTTTTAATGAAAGTAGGCCAGGCTTTCTTTGAACTCCTTGTCCAACGCAAGACTTGAACGAACCAGGGGTTCGCACTTTATATCTTTTCCTTGGACACAGTGATAACGTTTGATGCCGTTGGCCCTTCCGAGTTTGCCCCATTTTTCAACCCAGTCTTTAATCTGGGATTCTAAAAAACGAATTTTCATGGCGATAACTCCTTTCGTGGCAAGATAAGTTTTCTTTGCCATGGTCTAAATATAACCACGAAATTAGCATTCACCAGTTGTTTTATTCTGTTGAAAGGATACAATAACGCTATTTTTTCCCC is drawn from uncultured Desulfobacter sp. and contains these coding sequences:
- a CDS encoding alcohol dehydrogenase catalytic domain-containing protein, with amino-acid sequence MKIKGAVLREPGMKYSIETLELDPPKANEVLIKYTHTGYCHSDLHMLKGEVPVKMPLVAGHEGAGIVEAVGPGVTSVKKGDHVGVTWMVPCGHCPNCRRGKGNICTTSFNYFLEGFLLDGTARMRDANGGVVRHGNFVSCFSTHSVVPERAVIPMPKEFPLEQAALMGCCVPTGWGSVFNTAAFTPGASVAVYCLGGVGLNVLRAAAMRHAYPLIAVDIEGSKRELAMEFGATHFIDSSREDPVPAIQLLTGGVKMADGSIMGGGAEYVFEVKGDPGAIIQAYWSTSIGGELIVIGVSPHDQTTNLPLMLLPLHQKTIKGNLYGSISTHDDIPRLVKMAMQHDLKLDKLITKRFKLDDINDVAEAMDKRQIKGRWVCEID
- a CDS encoding radical SAM protein produces the protein MNSEQALDRLTQCGVVPANRLIIAVTRHCNLKCNHCWLTSGPKPSLKHVDATLLKETISLWVNAGVQTICLSGGEPLTHPRWQEILTHCAQFPTIHHLRLQTNGTLLTQKIVNDLTDPVFANLHLQVSLDGAQPVGHDRVRGKGSFAKTMNGLELLSRAGLGARTTVSFTEMRHNFEELPQLFAMMENLNIGRVVSGTLIQGGRALTGTLRLPSPEQYAALIERFTHDAQLRATYKRIGNTSCLEWYASRREISEHHCANCMESPYISEEGTLFPCGLLSVTKYGIEKVWNCSVESIAEKAETRWAGLNELSRQRPDKIQACVACTGRLHCQSGCMARLSQPTDDFFEVEDRCRLRKQVYALPDRDDVLTPIRFK
- a CDS encoding alcohol dehydrogenase catalytic domain-containing protein; translation: MKIKGAVLREPGMKYSIETLELDPPKENEVLIKYTHTGYCHSDLHLLKGEIPIKMPLVAGHEGAGIVEAVGPGVTSVQKGDHVGVTWMVPCGHCPNCRRGKGNICTTSFSYFLEGMLLDGTSRIRDAKGDMVRHGNFVSCFSTHSVVPERAVIPMPKEFPLEQAALMGCCVPTGWGSVFNTAAFPPGAPVAVYCLGGVGLNVLRAAAMRHAYPLIAVDIEGSKRELAMEFGATHFIDSSKEDPVPAIQLLTGGVKMDDGTIMGGGAEYVFEVKGDPGSIIQAYWSTSIGGELIVLGITPHDQTTDLSLMLLPLHQKTIKGNLYGAISTHDDIPRLVKMAMNHDLKLDKLITDRFKLEDINDVAEAMDKRQIKGRWVCEID
- a CDS encoding transporter; the encoded protein is MQKIIVAGNAHAQKSSKSVKAVAGFMLVLAMFFFPFYSTFAAEGGGSAYPGGNEDFMCGALPGPGFYPIVYALYYTADEYRDGNGNKTPGDFDLDVMGAAFRFIYVSDMKLFGADVAWHAIIPVIDTQVDISSAGIDASTAGLGDIEVSALVLGWHLNKNFHVVGSLDVWLPVGEYDVDDAASPGRNYWTVAPIAVFTYLSDSGFELSAKLQYLINSENSDTDYTTGNEFICDYLVGKHVGNWMFGLNGMLYLQTTDDELSGNDISNSKGRAFSVGPALQYNYKNMFLNAKVQFDTNVENRPKGEKYWIKFMYAF